The nucleotide sequence GTCGCGCCACTGCCAATGGCGGTCGGATCGACACGCCGGAAGACGAACTCGCCACCAGCATCGCCGAAGCAGCCGCTACCGCCACCAGCGTGATCGGCACCAGTGCAGTCGATTACTACGCCTGATTATTCACGCAGGTCACTTGTGGGAGCGAGCCTGCTCGCGATGCGATTTTCAGTCACCGATGGGTGCCTGACTGGCCGCATCGCGAGCAGGCTCGCTCCCACAGTGGTTTGTGGTGCCCCGCACAAGGTTCTGGCATAACACTTGCTCTCCCCTATCCGTGCAACTGTTTACCCCCGAATAGTGACGGATTATTGGCATGGCGAAGAGCGAAGCTGCAGCAGTAAAAGACCCCGCAACCAAAGGCAAACTCAAGCTGATCATTGCAGGCGTGATAGCGCTGCTGCTGGCGATCGGCTTGTCGGTAGGGGCCACCTGGTACTTCATGCACAGCAGCCAGAGCAAGCCTGCCGCCCCGGTCGAAGCCGCTCCGGTCGGCAAGCAGGCGGCGATTTTCGAGGCGCTGCTGCCCGCATTCGTGGCCAACTACAACCAGAACGGCCGTCAGCGCTACATGCAGGTGAGCATCACCATGATGGCGCGCAACCAGGCGGACCTGGATGCCCTCAAAGTTCACATGCCAGTGATCCGCAACAACCTGGTCATGCTGTTTTCCGCGCAGGATTTCGCCACCCTGGCATCGCCGGTCGGTCAGGAAATGCTGCGTCAGAAAGCCACTGCCAGCGTCCAGGAAGTGGCGCAGAAAGAGCTCGGCAAAGTAGTCGTTGAACAGTTGCTTTTCACTAATTTCGTACTGCAGTAGGAACACGACATGGCCGTGCAGGACCTGCTGTCCCAGGATGAGATCGACGCGCTGTTGCATGGCGTCGACGATGGTCTGGTACAGACCGATACCGCTACCGAGCCCGGCAGCGTCAAAAGCTATGACCTGACCAGCCAGGATCGCATCGTCCGTGGACGCATGCCGACCCTGGAAATGATCAACGAGCGTTTTGCCCGCTACACGCGCATCAGCATGTTCAACATGCTGCGCCGTTCCGCGGACGTGGCGGTCGGTGGCGTGCAGGTGATGAAGTTCGGCGAATACGTGCACTCGCTGTACGTGCCCACCAGCCTCAACCTGGTCAAGATCAAGCCTTTGCGCGGCACGGCGCTGTTCATTCTCGACGCCAAGCTGGTGTTCAAGCTGGTGGACAACTTTTTTGGCGGCGATGGCCGTCACGCCAAGATCGAAGGGCGTGAATTCACCCCGACCGAGCTGCGCGTGGTGCGCATGGTGCTGGAGCAGGCCTTCGTCGACTTGAAGGAAGCCTGGCAGGCGATCATGGAAGTGAACTTCGAGTACATCAACTCGGAAGTGAACCCGGCCATGGCCAACATCGTCGGCCCGAGCGAGGCCATCGTGGTCTCGACCTTCCACATCGAACTCGATGGCGGTGGCGGCGACCTGCACGTGACCATGCCGTACTCGATGATCGAGCCGGTGCGCGAAATGCTCGACGCCGGCTTCCAGTCGGACCTCGACGACCAGGACGAGCGCTGGGTCAATGCCCTGCGCCAGGACGTGCTGGATGTTGATGTGCCGATCGGTGCCACGGTCGCCCGTCGCCAGTTGAAGCTGCGCGACATCCTGCACATGCAGCCGGGGGACATCATCCCGGTGGAAATGCCTGAAGACATGATCATGCGCGCCAACGGCGTGCCGGCCTTCAAGGTCAAGATGGGTTCGCACAAGGGCAACCTCGCGTTGCAAGTGATCGAGCCGATCGAGCGCCGTTGAGCGGCGCTCCTACCCATTCGCGATTAACTGACGGCAGCTCACCAGGGTTGCCCGCCGAGGACACAAGATGGCTGACGAAATGAATACCCAGGACGACCAGGCACTGGCCGATGAGTGGGCTGCGGCCCTGGAAGAGACCGGTGAAGGCGGGCAGGCCGATATCAATGCATTGCTGGCTGCCGACGCTGCCACTTCGTCGTCCAACCGCCTGCCGATGGAAGAATTCGGCAGCGTGCCGAAAAACACCGACCCGGTGAGCCTGGAAGGTCCGAACCTGGACGTGATCCTCGACATCCCGGTGTCGATTTCCATGGAAGTCGGCAGCACCGACATCAACATCCGCAACCTGCTGCAACTCAACCAGGGCTCGGTGATCGAACTCGATCGACTGGCCGGTGAGCCGCTGGACGTGCTGGTCAACGGCACGTTGATCGCCCACGGCGAAGTGGTGGTGGTCAACGAGAAGTTCGGCATCCGCCTGACTGACGTGATCAGCCCAAGCGAACGCATCAAGAAGCTGCGCTGAGTGAAAAAGGTTCTGGGTTCCTGGTTGTTGCTGGCGCTTTCCACGGGCGCGCTGGCGGCTGAGCCGGTGGCAAGCGCTGCTGCCGCGGCGCCGGCTGTCGGCAGCGGTGTGGCGGGGCAGTTGACGCAACTGGTGCTGGGTCTGCTGCTGGTGCTGGGGCTGATTTTCTTCCTCGCCTGGTTGTTGCGCCGCGTGCAGCAGGCCGGACCGGCCGGCAAGGGGCAGGTGATCGAGCTGATCGGCTCGCGCGCGCTCGGCCCGCGTGACCGTCTGATGCTGGTACAGGTCGGCAACGAGCAGATTCTGCTCGGGTTGAGCCCCGGCACTATCACGGCGTTGCATGTGCTCAAGGAGCCGGTGCAGGTGCCGACCACCGAGAAAGCCACCCCGGAGTTTGCCCAGCGTCTGATGGAGCTGATGGGCAAGGATCAGAAGGATAAGAAGTAATGGGTGCGCTACGCATCGTCTTGACGCTGGCTCTGATGCTGGCTGCACCGTTGGCCTTCGCCGCGGATCCGTTGTCGATTCCGGCCATCACCCTGGGCACCAATGCCGAGGGCGCGCAGGAGTATTCGGTCAGCCTGCAGATCCTGCTGATCATGACTGCGCTGAGCTTCATCCCGGCGTTCGTCGTGCTGATGACCAGCTTTACCCGGATCATCATTGTCTTCTCGATCCTGCGCCAGGCCCTGGGCCTGCAGCAGACGCCGTCGAACCAGATCCTCACTGGCCTGGCGCTGTTTCTGACCCTGTTCATCATGGCGCCGGTGTTCGACCGGGTGAACCAGGATGCCTTGCAGCCGTACCTGGCGGAAAAGCTCACGGCGCAGGACGCGGTGGCCAAGGCCCAGGTGCCGATCAAGGACTTCATGCTCGCCCAGACCCGCACCAGCGACCTGGAATTGTTCATGCGCCTGTCCAAGCGCACGGACATCGCCACGCCGGATCAGGCGCCGCTGACCATCCTGGTGCCGGCGTTCGTCACATCTGAGCTGAAAACCGCGTTCCAGATCGGTTTCATGATCTTCATTCCGTTTCTGATCATCGACATGGTCGTGGCCAGTGTGCTGATGGCCATGGGTATGATGATGCTCTCGCCGCTGATCATTTCCCTGCCGTTCAAGATCATGCTGTTCGTGCTGGTGGATGGCTGGGCGTTGATCATCGGGACCCTGGCGAGCAGCTTCGGCGGTGTCTCGCCATGACGCCGGAAGTTGCGGTCGATATCTTCCGTGAAGCCCTGTGGCTGACCACCATGATGGTCGCAGTGCTGGTGATTCCCAGTCTGCTGGTCGGCCTGCTGGTGGCCATGTTCCAGGCCGCTACGCAAATCAACGAACAGACCCTGAGCTTCCTGCCGCGTCTGCTGGTGATGCTGGTGACCCTGATCGTGGCCGGCCCATGGCTGGTGCAGACCTTCATGGAATACATCATCCAGCTGTACCACAACATTCCGATGGTCATCGGTTAAGCCATGTCGTCGCTGCTGCAACTGACCGATACCCAGATCAGTACCTGGGTGGCGACGTTCATGTTGCCCCTGTTTCGCGTCGGCGCGCTGCTGATGGTCATGCCGGTGTTCGGTACGACCCTGCTTCCCCGGCGGATTCGCCTGTATCTCACCGTGGCCATTACGGTGGCGATTGTTCCTGCCCTGCCACCGATGCCGGCGGTCAACCCGCTGGATTTGAGCGGCCTGCTGCTGATTGCCGAGCAAATTCTCGTCGGTGCGGTGCTGGGGTTCGCCATGCAGCTGTTTTTCCATGCTTTCGTGGTGGCGGGGCAGATCGTCGCCGTGCAGATGGGGATGGCGTTCGCGGCCATGGTCGACCCGACCAACGGGGTGTCCGTGGCCGTGATCGGGCAGTTTTTCACCATGTTGGTGACGCTGATGTTCCTGGCCATGAATGGCCATCTGGTGGTGTTCGAAGTGCTTACCGAGAGCTTCACCACCTTGCCGGTCGGCAGTGGGTTGATGGTCAATCACTTCTGGGAACTGGCCGGCAAGCTCGGCTGGGTGCTGGCCGCAGCGCTAGTGCTGGTGCTGCCGGCGATCACCGCGCTGCTGGTGGTCAACATCGCGTTTGGCATCATGACCCGCGCGGCGCCACAGCTGAACATTTTCTCCATCGGTTTTCCCCTGACCCTGGTGCTTGGCCTGTTCATTGTCTGGGTCGGCCTGGCGGACATTCTCAATCAGTATCAACCGCTGGCCTCCGAGGCCTTGCAGTTTTTACGCGAACTGGCACAGGCGCGCTGAGTCATGGCTGAGAGCGAAAGCGGGCAGGACAAAACAGAAGACCCCACGGAGAAAAAGAAAAAGGACGCCCGGGAGAAGGGCGAAATTGCTCGCTCCAAGGAACTCAACACCCTGGCGATCATGCTGGCCGGTTCCTGTGCGCTGCTGATTTTCGGCGGGGCGCTGGCCCAGGAGCTGATGGAGTTGATGCGGCAGAACTTCACGCTGACGCGGGAAGTCATCCTCGACCAGCGTTCCATGAGCACCTACCTGATGAGCTCGGGCCTGAGCGCCTTGCTGGCCATCCAGCCGATCATGATCACCCTGGTGCTGGCGGCGCTGATCGGCCCGATTTCCCTCGGTGGCTGGCTGTTCGCGGCCGGCTCGCTGGCGCCGAAATTCAGTCGGATGAACCCCCTGGCGGGCCTCAAGCGGATGTTTTCGCCCAAGGCGCTGGTGGAGCTGCTCAAAGCTTTCGCGAAGTTCCTGATCGTGCTGATCGTGGCGCTGACCGTGTTGTCGGCGGATATCGACGACCTGCTGCGCATCGCCCATGAGCCCCTGGAAATGGCCATCATCCATTGCCTGCAAGTGGTGGGCTGGAGCACTTTGTGGATGTCTTGCGGCTTGATCGTCATCGCGGCCGTGGACGTGCCGGTGCAGCTGTGGGAAAGCCACAAGAAGCTGTTGATGACCAAGCAGGAAGTGCGCGACGAACACAAGGACGCGGAGGGCAAGCCGGAGGTCAAGCAGCGGATTCGCCAGTTGCAGCGTGAAGTTTCCCAGCGGCGCATGATGGCGGCGATTCCCGAAGCCGACGTGGTCATCACCAACCCGACGCACTACGCGGTCGCTCTCAAATACGACCCGGACAAAGGCAGCGCGCCGGTACTGCTGGCCAAGGGCAGCGACTTCCTGGCCCTGAAAATCCGTGAAATTGCCGTGGCCAACCAGGTGTTGATGCTGGAGTCGCCGGCGCTGGCACGTTCGATCTATTACTCCACCGAACTGGAACAGGAAATTCCTGGCGGCCTGTACCTCGCGGTCGCCCAGGTGCTGGCGTACGTCTACCAGATTCGCCAGTTCAAGGCAGGCAAGGGCAAGCGTCCGGATCCGTTGAAGGACGACCTGCCGATTCCGCCGGATTTGCGCCGCGATACCTGACCCCCCCCTCTCTGTAGGAGCGAGCTTGCTCGCGATGCGATGTGTCAGGCGACGTATGTATTGACCGGCACGCCATCATCGCGAGCAAGCTCGCTCCTACAGGTATCAGCAACCCCTCTATTCCCGCCCTCTGCAAAAGTTGGAAAGCTTCTTGCAGTACCCGCCGTACGCCTGCATCTGGCGTCAAAAGTTTGCTTTAAAGGAACGGGGAAAACCGGTGGATCGCTCTCAGTTACTCAGCAGTGCCCGCACGAACATGGCAGACCTCAGCCGGGGCAATCTGGGCGTGCCGCTGTTGCTGCTGATCATGCTGGCCATGATGATGCTGCCGGTGCCACCGTTCCTGCTGGACGTGTTCTTCACGTTCAACATCGCGCTGTCGATCGTGGTTCTGCTGGTGTGCGTCTACGCCCTGCGGCCTTTGGATTTCGCGGTGTTCCCGACCATCCTGCTGGTGGCGACGCTGTTGCGACTGGCGTTGAACGTGGCCTCCACGCGCGTGGTGATGCTCCACGGCCAGGACGGTCACGCCGCCGCGGGCAAGGTGATCCAGGCCTTCGGTGAAGTGGTGATCGGCGGTAACTACGTGGTCGGTATCGTGGTTTTCGCCATCTTGATGATCATCAACTTCGTCGTGGTGACCAAGGGTGCCGGGCGGATTTCCGAGGTGAGCGCGCGTTTCACCCTCGACGCGATGCCCGGCAAGCAGATGGCGATCGACGCCGACCTCAACGCCGGCCTGATCGACCAGAACCAGGCCAAGGCTCGCCGTGCCGAAGTCGCCCAGGAAGCCGAGTTCTACGGCTCCATGGACGGTGCCAGCAAGTTCGTGCGCGGTGACGCCATCGCCGGCCTGCTGATTCTGTTCATCAACCTGATCGGCGGCATGGCGGTCGGTATCTTCCAGCACGGCATGACCTTCGGTGATGCCGGTCGTGTTTACGCCCTGTTGACCATCGGTGACGGTTTGGTGGCGCAATTGCCATCACTGTTGTTATCTACAGCAGCGGCGATCATGGTGACCCGTGCTTCCGGTTCGGAAGACATGGGCAAACAGATCAATCGCCAGATGTTCTCCTCGCCCAAGGCCCTGGCCGTGGCTGCCGGCCTGATGGCGGTGATGGGGCTGGTGCCGGGCATGCCGCACGTTTCTTTCCTGAGCATGGCCGCCCTGGCTGCCGGTGGCGCCTACCTGTTCTGGAGGAAGCAGAACGTCGCCAAGGTGCAGGCCCTGCAAGAGGTCAAGCGCCAACAGGAACTGCTGCCATCGCCGGCCCGGGCCATGGAAACCAAGGAACTTGGCTGGGATGACGTGACGCCGATCGACATGATCGGCCTGGAAGTCGGCTACCGTCTGATTCCGCTGGTGGACCGCAACCAGGGTGGTCAGTTGCTGGCGCGGATCAAGGGCGTGCGCAAGAAGCTCTCCCAGGACCTGGGCTTCCTGATGCCGACCGTGCACATCCGTGACAACCTCGACCTGGCGCCGAGTGCCTATCGCCTGACCCTGATGGGCGTGATCCTGGCGGAAGCGGAGATTTACCCGGACCGCGAGCTGGCGATCAACCCCGGCCAGGTCTATGGCTCGCTCAACGGCATCACCGCCAAAGATCCGGCTTTCGGGCTGGAGGCGGTCTGGATCGAAATCAGCCAGCGCGCGCAGGCGCAATCGCTGGGTTACACGGTGGTCGATGCGAGTACCGTGGTGGCAACCCACTTGAACCAGATTCTGTACAAGCACTCCAGCGAGCTGATCGGTCACGAGGAAGTGCAGCAACTCATGCAATTGCTGGCCAAGGGCTCGCCGAAACTGGCCGAAGAGCTGGTGCCGGGCGTCGTCTCGTTGTCGCAATTGCTCAAGGTGCTCCAGGCTTTGCTGGCCGAACAGGTGCCGGTGCGCGATATTCGCAGCATTGCCGAGGCGATCGCGAACAATGCCGCCAAGAGTCAAGATACCGCCGCGCTGGTGGCGGCCGTGCGCGTCGGCGTATCCCGCGCAATCGTCCAAAGCATTGTAGGTACTGAGTCTGAGCTACCAGTCATCACCCTGGAGCCAAGGTTGGAACAAATATTGCTCAATAGTCTGCAGAAGGCAGGACAAGGCTCGGAAGAGGGCGTTCTGCTGGAGCCGAGCATGGCCGAGAAGCTGCAGCGTTCGTTGATCGAAGCGGCGCAGCGCCAGGAAATGCAAGGTCAACCGGTCATTCTCCTGGTGGCTGGTCCGGTCCGCGCGATGTTGTCGCGATTTGGCCGGTTGGCGGTCCCGGGTATTCATGTGTTGGCTTATCAGGAAATTCCTGACAACAAGCAAGTGACCATCGTTGCGACAGTAGGGCCCAACGGCTGAGGTAGTGATTCATGCAAGTTAAGCGTTTTTTCGCCGCCGATATGCGTCAGGCCATGAAACTGGTTCGTGATGAATTGGGCGCTGAGGCCGCCATCATTGGCAACCGCCGGATCGCCGGTGGTGTCGAGCTGACGGCAGCCCTGGATTACAAGCTGTCGGCGCTGGCCCCGCGTGTTCCCAACATGGAACTCGAGGACGAGCTGCGCAAGACCCAGTCGCGGATCGTCACCGCCCAGGCCGAGTTGAGCCTGCGCAGCGAAGGCGAGAGCGATCATTCGACCAATCGCCAGTTGTTCGCCGGCCTGCCGCTCACCGCTGCCGAGCCGCTGATCGAACCGACCTACAGCGAACCGCGTCGTGCCGCACCGGCCCCGGCTCCCGCGCCGGCCGGTGTCGACCCGCGGACCCTGGATTCGATGCGTTCGGAGCTCAACAGCCTGCGCGAACTGATGGAAGTTCAGCTCGGCTCGCTGGCCTGGAGCCAGATGCAGGGTAACGCACCGGCCCAGGCCAACCTCTGGCGTCGCTTGCAGCGCATCGGTTTGTCCGGTCCGTTGTCGCGTGATCTGCTGGAAATGATCAGCGACGTCGAAGAGCCTCGCCAGGCCTGGCGCATGCTGCTGGCGCACCTGGCGCGGATGATCGCCACGCCGGACGTCGAGCCGCTCGAAGAGGGGGGCGTGATTGCCATGGTCGGCCCGGCCGGCATGGGCAAGACCACCACCCTGGCCAAGCTGGCGGCCCGCTACGTACTCAAGTACGGCGCGCAGAGCATCGCCCTGGTCAGCATGGACAGCTACCGCATCGGTGCCCAGGAGCAGCTCAAGACCCTTGGGCGGATTCTCAATGTGTCGGTGACCCACGTCGATCCGGGCCAGTCCCTGGTGCAGGCGCTGGAGCCACTGCTGCGCAAACGCGTGGTGCTGATCGACACTGCGGGCCTCCAGGCCAGCGATCCGGCCCTGCGCATGCAGCTCGAAAGCCTGGCGGGACGTGGCATCCGGGCAAAAAATTACCTGGTATTGGCAACCACTAGCCAGAAACAGGTTCTAACTGCCGCTTATCACAGTTACAAGCGTTGCGGGCTGGCTGGCTGCATCCTGACTAAACTGGATGAAACGGCAAGTCTTGGCGAAGTGTTGAGCCTGGCAATCAGTCATGAATTGCCGGTGGCTTACCTGACCGATGGACCGCGGATTCCGGATGACCTGCATCTGCCGCGTCGTCATCAACTGGTCAGTCGCGCCGTCAGCGTGCAAATGCAGGAAGAACCCAGCGAAGAAGCCATGGCTGACATGTTCGCTGATATCTACCACAGTCCGTCCAAGCAGGTCGGCTGAGGTGAATAGTTTTTGTACCTACATCGATGGTCTGCCATGCATTGTTCCTTTTGAGAACGCGCAGCCAGTAATGTGGCCTCCGTCTATGCAAGACAAGGTAAAGAAATAACATGGGCAGCATGCATCCCGTACAGGTGATCGCGGTGACCGGCGGCAAAGGTGGCGTCGGCAAGACTAACGTGTCAGTGAACTTGTCCCTGGCTCTAGCTGAGCTCGGCCGGCGCGTCATGCTGCTGGACGCCGATCTGGGGCTGGCGAACGTCGACGTTCTGCTGGGGCTGACGCCCAAACGTACCCTGGCCGACGTGATCGAAGGCCGCTGTGAGCTGCGCGACGTATTGCTGCAAGGGCCTGGCGGTATCCGTATCGTTCCGGCGGCTTCCGGCACCCAGAGCATGGTGCACCTGAGCCCGGCCCAGCATGCCGGCCTGATCCAGGCGTTCAGCGATATCGGCGACAACCTCGATGTGCTGGTGATCGACACCGCTGCGGGTATTGGTGACTCGGTAGTCAGTTTTGTCCGCGCCGCCCAGGAAGTCCTGCTGGTGGTCTGCGACGAGCCGACCTCGATCACAGACGCCTATGCCCTGATCAAGCTGCTCAACCGCGATTACGGCATGAACCGCTTCCGCGTCCTGGCCAACATGGCCCAGAGCCCGCAGGAAGGGCGCAACCTGTTCGCCAAGTTGACAAAGGTCACGGATCGTTTCCTTGACGTCGCCCTACAATACGTGGGCGCCGTGCCTTACGACGAAAGCGTGCGCAAGGCTGTGCAGAAGCAACGCGCCGTGTATGAAGCTTTCCCGCGTTCCAAGTGCTCCCTGGCCTTCAAGGCTATCGCGCAAAAGGTCGATACCTGGCCACTGCCCGCCAACCCGCGTGGGCATCTGGAATTTTTCGTCGAGCGTCTCGTGCAACAAACGGCAGGACCGGTGCTATGACAGCCAGCGGTTACAACCTCTACAAGAAGTCGGCGCGTGACGCGCAGTACGAGCTGATCGAGCGTTACGCGCCCCTGGTCAAACGCATTGCCTACCACTTGCTGGCGCGTCTGCCTGCCAGTGTGCAGGTCGAAGACCTGATCCAGGCCGGGATGATCGGCCTGCTGGAAGTGTCGACCAAATACGACGCCAGCAAGGGCGCGAGTTTCGAGACGTACGCGGGCATCCGCATCCGCGGCGCCATGCTCGATGAAGTGCGCAAGGGGGACTGGGCGCCACGTTCGGTCCACCGCAATACCCGCATGGTCAGCGACGCAATTCGCTCGATTGAAGCTAAAACCGGCCGTGACGCTAAAGATCACGAAGTTGCGGCCGAACTCCAATTGAGTCTCGATGATTATTACGGGATTTTGAACGACACCCTGGGCAGCCGGTTATTCAGTTTCGACGATCTTTTGCAGGACGGCGAACACGAAGGTCTGCACGAGGATGGCGCGAGTGCTCATCTCGAGCCGTCACGCGATCTGGAAGATGAACGCTTCCAGGCGGCGCTGGCGGACGCGATTGCCAATTTGCCGGAGCGCGAGCGACTGGTGTTGGCGCTGTACTACGACGAAGAGTTGAATCTCAAGGAAATCGGTGAGGTCCTGGGAGTCAGCGAATCTCGGGTCAGCCAGTTACATAGCCAGTGCGCAGCCCGTTTGCGGGGGCGTTTGGGGGAGTGGCGAGCGCGCTGAAGGCAGTGTGGGGACACTGCGAACGTGGCTGGTGTGGTGTTGAACCGCACCGGTCTCGATCTGTTGTGCTCCAGACAGTCATTGAGTGCTTTGCCAAATTGATTGAAATGGCGCGTCCAGGTGCTGGGCGCGTTTAAGACTGCTTGGAGGTCGAATTGGACAAGAACATGAAAATCCTCATCGTTGATGACTTCTCAACGATGCGGCGGATCATTAAGAACCTGTTGCGTGACCTTGGGTTCACCAACACGGTCGAGGCCGACGATGGCACCACCGCCATTCCGGTCCTCAACAGCGGAAGCATCGACTTTCTGGTAACCGACTGGAACATGCCTGGCATGACCGGCATTGATCTGCTGCGCCACGTGCGCGCCGATGAAAAGCTCAAGCACCTGCCGGTGCTGATGGTGACCGCCGAAGCCAAGCGCGAGCAGATCATCGAAGCGGCCCAGGCCGGTGTAAACGGCTATGTGGTCAAACCCTTCACGGCCCAGGCGTTGAAAGAAAAAATCGAGAAGATTTTCGAACGCATCGGTTGAGTCACGGCGCCACGGGGGAGCTATGGACCACAAAGAATCTTCACTGGGTGACTTCGAGTCGACCCTGAAAAAACACGCGGTCGAACTGGTCGAAAGCCTTGAAAAAGGCAAGTTCGGCGACGCGGTGCAATTGATCCATGAGCTCAATCAGACCCGTGACCGTGGCCTGTATCAGGAAGTGGGCAAGCTCACCCGCGAGTTGCATAGCGCGATCGTCAATTTCCAGATTGATCCGCACATGCCGCAAGCCGAAGAGGTGTCCCAGATCACGGATGCCACCGAGCGCCTCGGTTATGTTGTCAAGCTGACAGAGGCTGCCGCCAACCGCACCATGGATCTGGTCGAAAGCTCCACACCATTGGTCAACAGCCTGAGCGATGAAGCCCAGGCGCTGAGCACCGACTGGGGGCGGTTCATGCGGCGCGAAGTGGGGGCTGAAGAGTTCCGCGAGCTGGCGCGGCGTGTCGACGGTTTTCTGGCACGCAGCAGCAAGGACAACCGGGCAGTGTCGAGCAATCTCAACGACATCCTGCTCGCGCAGGATTACCAGGACCTGACCGGTCAGGTGATCAAGCGTGTGACGCAATTGGTGACGGAAGTCG is from Pseudomonas sp. MYb118 and encodes:
- the fliL gene encoding flagellar basal body-associated protein FliL, whose translation is MAKSEAAAVKDPATKGKLKLIIAGVIALLLAIGLSVGATWYFMHSSQSKPAAPVEAAPVGKQAAIFEALLPAFVANYNQNGRQRYMQVSITMMARNQADLDALKVHMPVIRNNLVMLFSAQDFATLASPVGQEMLRQKATASVQEVAQKELGKVVVEQLLFTNFVLQ
- the fliM gene encoding flagellar motor switch protein FliM, which codes for MAVQDLLSQDEIDALLHGVDDGLVQTDTATEPGSVKSYDLTSQDRIVRGRMPTLEMINERFARYTRISMFNMLRRSADVAVGGVQVMKFGEYVHSLYVPTSLNLVKIKPLRGTALFILDAKLVFKLVDNFFGGDGRHAKIEGREFTPTELRVVRMVLEQAFVDLKEAWQAIMEVNFEYINSEVNPAMANIVGPSEAIVVSTFHIELDGGGGDLHVTMPYSMIEPVREMLDAGFQSDLDDQDERWVNALRQDVLDVDVPIGATVARRQLKLRDILHMQPGDIIPVEMPEDMIMRANGVPAFKVKMGSHKGNLALQVIEPIERR
- the fliN gene encoding flagellar motor switch protein FliN, with the translated sequence MADEMNTQDDQALADEWAAALEETGEGGQADINALLAADAATSSSNRLPMEEFGSVPKNTDPVSLEGPNLDVILDIPVSISMEVGSTDINIRNLLQLNQGSVIELDRLAGEPLDVLVNGTLIAHGEVVVVNEKFGIRLTDVISPSERIKKLR
- the fliO gene encoding flagellar biosynthetic protein FliO is translated as MKKVLGSWLLLALSTGALAAEPVASAAAAAPAVGSGVAGQLTQLVLGLLLVLGLIFFLAWLLRRVQQAGPAGKGQVIELIGSRALGPRDRLMLVQVGNEQILLGLSPGTITALHVLKEPVQVPTTEKATPEFAQRLMELMGKDQKDKK
- the fliP gene encoding flagellar type III secretion system pore protein FliP (The bacterial flagellar biogenesis protein FliP forms a type III secretion system (T3SS)-type pore required for flagellar assembly.), coding for MGALRIVLTLALMLAAPLAFAADPLSIPAITLGTNAEGAQEYSVSLQILLIMTALSFIPAFVVLMTSFTRIIIVFSILRQALGLQQTPSNQILTGLALFLTLFIMAPVFDRVNQDALQPYLAEKLTAQDAVAKAQVPIKDFMLAQTRTSDLELFMRLSKRTDIATPDQAPLTILVPAFVTSELKTAFQIGFMIFIPFLIIDMVVASVLMAMGMMMLSPLIISLPFKIMLFVLVDGWALIIGTLASSFGGVSP
- the fliQ gene encoding flagellar biosynthesis protein FliQ encodes the protein MTPEVAVDIFREALWLTTMMVAVLVIPSLLVGLLVAMFQAATQINEQTLSFLPRLLVMLVTLIVAGPWLVQTFMEYIIQLYHNIPMVIG
- the fliR gene encoding flagellar biosynthetic protein FliR produces the protein MSSLLQLTDTQISTWVATFMLPLFRVGALLMVMPVFGTTLLPRRIRLYLTVAITVAIVPALPPMPAVNPLDLSGLLLIAEQILVGAVLGFAMQLFFHAFVVAGQIVAVQMGMAFAAMVDPTNGVSVAVIGQFFTMLVTLMFLAMNGHLVVFEVLTESFTTLPVGSGLMVNHFWELAGKLGWVLAAALVLVLPAITALLVVNIAFGIMTRAAPQLNIFSIGFPLTLVLGLFIVWVGLADILNQYQPLASEALQFLRELAQAR
- the flhB gene encoding flagellar biosynthesis protein FlhB translates to MAESESGQDKTEDPTEKKKKDAREKGEIARSKELNTLAIMLAGSCALLIFGGALAQELMELMRQNFTLTREVILDQRSMSTYLMSSGLSALLAIQPIMITLVLAALIGPISLGGWLFAAGSLAPKFSRMNPLAGLKRMFSPKALVELLKAFAKFLIVLIVALTVLSADIDDLLRIAHEPLEMAIIHCLQVVGWSTLWMSCGLIVIAAVDVPVQLWESHKKLLMTKQEVRDEHKDAEGKPEVKQRIRQLQREVSQRRMMAAIPEADVVITNPTHYAVALKYDPDKGSAPVLLAKGSDFLALKIREIAVANQVLMLESPALARSIYYSTELEQEIPGGLYLAVAQVLAYVYQIRQFKAGKGKRPDPLKDDLPIPPDLRRDT
- the flhA gene encoding flagellar biosynthesis protein FlhA, translating into MDRSQLLSSARTNMADLSRGNLGVPLLLLIMLAMMMLPVPPFLLDVFFTFNIALSIVVLLVCVYALRPLDFAVFPTILLVATLLRLALNVASTRVVMLHGQDGHAAAGKVIQAFGEVVIGGNYVVGIVVFAILMIINFVVVTKGAGRISEVSARFTLDAMPGKQMAIDADLNAGLIDQNQAKARRAEVAQEAEFYGSMDGASKFVRGDAIAGLLILFINLIGGMAVGIFQHGMTFGDAGRVYALLTIGDGLVAQLPSLLLSTAAAIMVTRASGSEDMGKQINRQMFSSPKALAVAAGLMAVMGLVPGMPHVSFLSMAALAAGGAYLFWRKQNVAKVQALQEVKRQQELLPSPARAMETKELGWDDVTPIDMIGLEVGYRLIPLVDRNQGGQLLARIKGVRKKLSQDLGFLMPTVHIRDNLDLAPSAYRLTLMGVILAEAEIYPDRELAINPGQVYGSLNGITAKDPAFGLEAVWIEISQRAQAQSLGYTVVDASTVVATHLNQILYKHSSELIGHEEVQQLMQLLAKGSPKLAEELVPGVVSLSQLLKVLQALLAEQVPVRDIRSIAEAIANNAAKSQDTAALVAAVRVGVSRAIVQSIVGTESELPVITLEPRLEQILLNSLQKAGQGSEEGVLLEPSMAEKLQRSLIEAAQRQEMQGQPVILLVAGPVRAMLSRFGRLAVPGIHVLAYQEIPDNKQVTIVATVGPNG
- the flhF gene encoding flagellar biosynthesis protein FlhF, which codes for MQVKRFFAADMRQAMKLVRDELGAEAAIIGNRRIAGGVELTAALDYKLSALAPRVPNMELEDELRKTQSRIVTAQAELSLRSEGESDHSTNRQLFAGLPLTAAEPLIEPTYSEPRRAAPAPAPAPAGVDPRTLDSMRSELNSLRELMEVQLGSLAWSQMQGNAPAQANLWRRLQRIGLSGPLSRDLLEMISDVEEPRQAWRMLLAHLARMIATPDVEPLEEGGVIAMVGPAGMGKTTTLAKLAARYVLKYGAQSIALVSMDSYRIGAQEQLKTLGRILNVSVTHVDPGQSLVQALEPLLRKRVVLIDTAGLQASDPALRMQLESLAGRGIRAKNYLVLATTSQKQVLTAAYHSYKRCGLAGCILTKLDETASLGEVLSLAISHELPVAYLTDGPRIPDDLHLPRRHQLVSRAVSVQMQEEPSEEAMADMFADIYHSPSKQVG